From a single Miscanthus floridulus cultivar M001 chromosome 8, ASM1932011v1, whole genome shotgun sequence genomic region:
- the LOC136470706 gene encoding uncharacterized protein — translation MRGVSHHQGNQPLPQFATRWTQTHGGQEINEYTAYLLSHKGKATDPNNVYNPEDRPDAYTNPTAYEKATEYTVAARQRYGETFDPTAEPLDTDLLQRLGPGKQHGRYYMAHSALDPSQVPTLTQVRSTPTSSSDIPVAPRRQSASQAQMEAKMEERIATLHAQMMAQQMAYQQSLQQHYNTQMQNMASFFQSMQTPGASTPPPLPMFAPPPPPPEFFPVPALVAPGGTPVQSTGSNPSPGGPGHQMMSYPPPAPYPPYPTPRGPPPTYSWPPVRGEWQYAQAPQFGPRGFPWANPGGSGGGADDETGDGATS, via the exons ATGCGAGGGGTGTCACACCACCAAGGGAATCAGCCTCTCCCCCAGTTCGCGACAAGATGG acgcagacgcacggtgggcaggaaatcaacgagtacaccgcgtacctcctctctcacaagggcaaggcgacggatccgaacaacgtctacaacccggaggacaggcccgatgcgtacaccaaccccaccgcctacgagaaggccaccgagtacaccgtcgcggctcgccagcgctacggggagacgttcgaccccaccgccgagcccctggacacagacctcctgcagaggttgggaccagggaagcagcacggccgctactacatggcccacagcgccctcgacccgtcccaggttcctacgctgacccaggttcgatccacgcccacgagctccagcgacatccccgtagcgccccggcggcagtcagcgtcacag gcccagatggaggccaagatggaggagaggatcgccacgttgcacgcgcagatgatggcgcaacagatggcttaccagcaaagcctgcagcagcactacaacactcagatgcagaacatggccagcttcttccagtccatgcagacgcccggggcgtctacaccgcctcctcttccaatgttcgctccaccgcctcctcctccagagttttTTCCTGTGCCTGCTCTTGTCGCTCCTGGAGGGACCCCG GTACAGTCGACGGGTTCGAACCCGTCTCCTGGAGGTCCCGGCCATCAGATGATGTCGTATCCACCACCTGCACCCTATCCACCGTATCCAACTCCGCGTGGTCCTCCTCCGACGTACTCGTGGCCGCCGGTGCGCGGAGAGTGGCAGTACGCGCAGGCGCCTCAGTTTGGTCCAAGGGGGTTTCCGTGGGCAAACCCTGGGGGCTCTGGGGGCGGAGCGGACGACGAGACCGGGGACGGCGCGACGAGCTAG